One Betaproteobacteria bacterium DNA segment encodes these proteins:
- a CDS encoding glycosyl hydrolase: MADPVTLLVGTRKGAFIFRANVARTKWHLEGPHFLGNIVNHLMADPRDGRTLLMAAKTGHLGPTVFRSQDGGKTWTEAKQPPSFRKAPSGEEGRAVESVFWLSPAHASEPGVWYAGTSPPGLFRSVDGGVTWQEISGFNDGLVLQIKHAIVPGPDGAQVHSICVDPTDARHLYIGISIGGVFESMDGGDAWRPLNKGVAADFLPDPNVEYGHDPHTFALHPRNPQRLYQQNHCGIYRLDRPGTEWKRIGLNMPKEVGDIGFPIVLHPRDPDCVLVFPMDGTEVWPRTSPDGRPAVFRTRDGGASWQRLDNGMPKQHAWWTVKRQAMCADRADPAGIYFGTTSGEIWASADEGESWLRVAEHLPHIYSVTVA, encoded by the coding sequence ATGGCTGACCCGGTTACGCTGCTGGTTGGAACGCGCAAAGGCGCATTCATTTTCCGCGCGAATGTGGCGCGAACGAAGTGGCATCTCGAAGGCCCGCATTTCCTCGGCAACATCGTCAATCACCTGATGGCGGATCCGCGCGACGGGCGCACGCTGCTGATGGCCGCGAAGACCGGCCATCTCGGACCGACGGTGTTTCGTTCGCAGGACGGCGGCAAAACCTGGACCGAGGCGAAGCAACCCCCCTCGTTCAGAAAGGCCCCGAGCGGAGAAGAAGGGCGCGCGGTGGAAAGCGTGTTCTGGCTTTCGCCCGCGCATGCTTCCGAACCCGGCGTCTGGTATGCGGGGACTTCGCCGCCGGGCCTGTTCCGGTCTGTCGACGGCGGCGTCACCTGGCAGGAAATCTCCGGGTTCAACGACGGCCTGGTTCTGCAGATAAAACACGCCATCGTCCCGGGGCCGGATGGCGCGCAGGTGCATTCGATCTGTGTCGACCCCACTGATGCGCGGCACCTCTATATCGGGATATCGATAGGCGGTGTTTTCGAGAGCATGGATGGGGGAGACGCGTGGCGTCCGCTGAACAAGGGCGTCGCGGCGGATTTCCTGCCGGATCCGAATGTCGAATACGGCCACGACCCGCACACGTTTGCGCTGCACCCGCGCAATCCGCAACGGCTCTATCAGCAAAACCATTGCGGCATCTATCGTCTGGATCGCCCGGGCACGGAGTGGAAAAGAATTGGTCTGAACATGCCGAAGGAGGTCGGCGACATCGGCTTTCCGATCGTCCTGCATCCGCGCGATCCGGACTGCGTCTTGGTATTCCCGATGGACGGCACCGAAGTCTGGCCGCGTACCAGCCCGGATGGTCGTCCCGCGGTTTTCCGCACGCGCGACGGCGGCGCTTCCTGGCAGCGCCTCGACAACGGGATGCCGAAGCAGCATGCATGGTGGACGGTGAAGCGGCAGGCAATGTGTGCCGATCGGGCCGATCCGGCCGGAATCTATTTCGGCACAACGAGCGGAGAGATCTGGGCCAGCGCCGACGAGGGAGAAAGCTGGTTGCGCGTCGCGGAGCACCTGCCGCACATCTACTCGGTTACCGTCGCTTGA